In Cedecea neteri, a single genomic region encodes these proteins:
- the rffC gene encoding dTDP-4-amino-4,6-dideoxy-D-galactose acyltransferase: MNPIHGTLVSLDWENRFFDVNSCAVRFSEKAPVLQEEQLDAWSRVQAKIPAHRTDWLDGLQQLGFQLVEGEVDLALSVGTQNANIHLDIAQPNDIPSLRQAASQVFTQSRFRTPWYKTGDSGNFYAQWIENAVLGTFDHQCLLLQNGDESLGFVTLRQLNDVEARIGLLAGRGLGEELMSAAQDWCRQRGLQTLRVATQVSNTAALRRYIKSGATIESTAFWLYR; the protein is encoded by the coding sequence ATGAACCCAATTCACGGCACCCTGGTTTCCCTGGACTGGGAAAATCGTTTCTTTGACGTAAACAGCTGCGCGGTTCGCTTCTCTGAGAAAGCCCCTGTGCTACAGGAAGAGCAGTTAGATGCCTGGTCACGCGTCCAGGCAAAAATTCCCGCTCATCGCACCGACTGGCTGGATGGTCTGCAGCAGCTTGGCTTCCAGCTTGTCGAAGGTGAAGTGGATTTGGCCCTTTCTGTTGGCACGCAAAATGCAAATATTCACCTCGATATCGCCCAGCCGAATGATATCCCTTCGCTTCGCCAGGCGGCTTCTCAGGTATTCACGCAAAGCCGCTTTCGTACGCCCTGGTATAAGACCGGGGACAGCGGCAATTTCTATGCGCAATGGATTGAAAACGCCGTCCTTGGCACGTTCGATCATCAGTGCCTGTTGCTGCAGAACGGTGATGAGTCCTTGGGCTTTGTGACGTTGCGGCAGTTAAATGATGTGGAGGCCAGAATTGGCCTGCTTGCCGGACGAGGATTAGGCGAGGAGCTGATGTCTGCTGCGCAAGACTGGTGTCGTCAGCGTGGTTTGCAAACCCTGCGGGTAGCAACTCAGGTGAGTAATACTGCCGCGCTTCGTCGCTACATTAAAAGCGGTGCGACCATAGAAAGCACTGCCTTTTGGTTATACAGGTGA
- the wecC gene encoding UDP-N-acetyl-D-mannosamine dehydrogenase, with product MSFSTISVIGLGYIGLPTAAAFASSKRKVIGVDINQRAVDTINRGEIHIVEPDLDKVVKSAVEGGYLSATVQPVEADAYLIAVPTPFKGDHEPDMVYVKSAAESIAPVLKKGVLVVLESTSPVGATEQMAEWLAALRPDLSFPQQVGELADINIAYCPERVLPGQVMVELIKNDRVVGGMTPVCSARASELYNIFLKGECIITNSRTAEMCKLTENSFRDVNIAFANELSLICADQGINVWELIRLANRHPRVNVLQPGPGVGGHCIAVDPWFIVSQNPEQARLIRTAREVNDNKPLWVINQVKAAIADCLAETGRRASELTIACFGLAFKPNIDDLRESPAMEIAEVLAEWHSGKTLVVEPNIHELPGKLVGHCELTSADAALAQADVLVMLVDHKEFKAVPADKVHQPWIVDTKGVWR from the coding sequence ATGAGTTTTTCCACCATCTCCGTTATTGGCCTTGGTTACATCGGCCTGCCTACCGCTGCCGCATTTGCTTCCAGCAAGCGAAAAGTCATCGGCGTGGACATTAACCAGCGGGCGGTGGACACCATTAATCGAGGTGAAATTCACATTGTTGAACCTGATTTAGACAAAGTGGTGAAATCTGCCGTTGAGGGGGGATACCTGAGCGCCACCGTGCAGCCCGTTGAGGCCGATGCTTATCTGATTGCGGTGCCAACCCCTTTTAAGGGCGATCATGAACCCGACATGGTTTATGTGAAATCTGCTGCAGAATCCATTGCGCCCGTACTTAAGAAAGGGGTACTTGTCGTGCTGGAATCAACCTCTCCCGTTGGCGCGACGGAGCAAATGGCTGAATGGCTGGCTGCCCTGCGTCCGGATTTGAGCTTCCCTCAACAGGTAGGGGAGCTTGCGGATATCAATATTGCCTATTGCCCGGAACGCGTTTTACCGGGACAGGTTATGGTTGAGCTCATCAAAAATGACCGCGTCGTTGGCGGTATGACGCCGGTATGTTCTGCCCGTGCGAGCGAGTTGTATAATATTTTCCTTAAAGGCGAATGTATTATCACCAACTCTCGCACAGCCGAAATGTGCAAACTGACGGAAAACAGCTTCCGCGATGTCAATATTGCTTTTGCTAACGAACTCTCTCTGATTTGTGCCGATCAGGGGATTAACGTTTGGGAACTTATCCGCCTGGCCAATCGCCATCCTCGCGTGAATGTGCTGCAGCCTGGGCCCGGCGTTGGCGGGCACTGTATTGCGGTCGATCCGTGGTTTATCGTTTCGCAAAACCCTGAACAGGCTCGTCTTATCCGTACCGCACGTGAAGTGAACGACAACAAGCCGCTCTGGGTCATTAATCAGGTTAAAGCTGCGATAGCCGACTGCCTGGCTGAAACGGGCCGCCGCGCCAGCGAACTCACCATTGCCTGCTTCGGACTTGCTTTTAAACCCAACATTGACGATTTACGTGAAAGTCCGGCAATGGAAATTGCTGAGGTACTGGCCGAATGGCACAGCGGTAAAACATTGGTGGTGGAACCCAATATCCACGAGTTACCTGGGAAGCTTGTCGGTCACTGTGAATTAACTTCGGCAGACGCCGCGCTTGCGCAGGCTGACGTGCTGGTGATGCTGGTCGATCATAAAGAATTTAAAGCTGTTCCTGCTGATAAGGTGCATCAGCCGTGGATTGTCGATACCAAAGGCGTTTGGCGATAA
- the wecB gene encoding non-hydrolyzing UDP-N-acetylglucosamine 2-epimerase, with amino-acid sequence MKVLTVFGTRPEAIKMAPLVDALAKDAFFDAKVCVTAQHREMLDQVLHLFSITPDYDLNIMKPGQGLTEITCRILEGLKPILESFKPDVVLVHGDTTTTVAASLAAFYQRIPVGHVEAGLRTGDLYSPWPEEANRTLTGHLASWHFAPTENSRQNLLKENISEQKIFVTGNSVIDALLSVRDRVLTQEAVRQEIEAKHPFLDAGKKMILVTGHRRESFGEGFERICHALAKIAAQNSDVQIVYPVHMNPNVSEPVRRILGHVDNVVLIEPQEYLPFVYLMDRAWLILTDSGGIQEEAPSLGKPVLVMRETTERPEAVAAGTVRLVGTDEERIVAEVTRLLRDEQEYQAMSRAHNPYGDGEACSRILNALKQHQVRS; translated from the coding sequence GTGAAAGTATTAACCGTTTTTGGCACGCGCCCGGAAGCTATTAAAATGGCGCCGCTGGTGGATGCGTTGGCAAAAGACGCGTTTTTTGACGCGAAAGTATGTGTAACGGCACAGCATCGTGAGATGCTGGATCAGGTATTACACCTCTTTTCCATTACGCCAGACTATGACTTAAACATTATGAAACCGGGGCAGGGCTTGACGGAAATTACCTGCCGTATTCTGGAAGGGCTGAAGCCTATTTTGGAATCCTTTAAGCCGGATGTTGTTCTGGTACATGGCGATACAACCACGACCGTTGCTGCAAGCCTTGCTGCCTTCTACCAGCGGATTCCTGTTGGACACGTTGAGGCGGGGTTACGTACCGGTGACCTTTACTCCCCGTGGCCGGAGGAAGCAAACCGTACATTAACCGGACATCTTGCTTCCTGGCATTTTGCACCGACGGAAAACTCGCGTCAGAACCTGTTGAAAGAAAATATCAGCGAACAAAAAATCTTCGTGACTGGCAATAGCGTTATTGATGCCTTGCTCTCAGTGCGAGATCGCGTCCTGACTCAAGAAGCTGTACGCCAGGAAATAGAGGCGAAACACCCTTTCCTCGATGCCGGAAAAAAAATGATTCTGGTCACCGGACACCGTCGCGAAAGTTTTGGGGAAGGGTTTGAACGTATTTGCCACGCGCTGGCAAAAATTGCCGCACAAAACAGCGATGTGCAAATCGTATATCCGGTTCATATGAATCCAAACGTCAGTGAACCGGTAAGACGAATTTTAGGGCACGTTGATAACGTGGTGTTGATCGAGCCTCAGGAGTATCTGCCGTTTGTTTATCTCATGGATCGCGCCTGGCTTATTTTGACGGATTCCGGTGGGATTCAGGAAGAGGCCCCTTCTCTTGGGAAGCCTGTTTTAGTGATGCGTGAAACCACTGAACGTCCTGAAGCTGTTGCCGCAGGCACTGTGCGGTTGGTGGGGACTGATGAAGAGCGAATTGTGGCAGAAGTCACTCGATTGCTCCGTGATGAGCAGGAATATCAGGCGATGAGCCGTGCCCATAACCCTTACGGGGATGGAGAAGCCTGCAGCCGTATTTTGAATGCCTTAAAACAACATCAGGTGAGATCATGA
- the wzzE gene encoding ECA polysaccharide chain length modulation protein: protein MKEHVPGNYPVVENELDIRGLFRTLWLGKFWIIGIAFVFALIALIYTFLAKQEWSATAITDRPTVNMLGGYYSQQQFLRNLDVKANMATTDQPSVMDEAYKEFIVQLSAYDTRRDFWLQTDYYKQRQVGNSKADAALLDEIVDNIQYTPGDSARNISDSVKLVAETAADANNLLRQYVAFASQRAASHLNEELTGAWAARTVQMKAQVKRQEAVAQSIYDRKIKSIEQALKIAQQQNITRSETNVPAEEVPDSEMFMLGRPMLQARLESLQAAGPDFDIDYDQNRAMLNTLNVGPTVDVRFQTYRYLRTPEEPVKRDSPRRAFLLIMWGAVGALVGAGVALARRPKTA from the coding sequence ATGAAAGAGCATGTGCCAGGTAATTACCCGGTAGTGGAGAATGAGCTGGATATTCGCGGCTTGTTTCGCACGCTGTGGCTGGGCAAATTCTGGATTATCGGAATTGCCTTTGTGTTTGCCCTTATTGCGCTGATTTACACCTTTTTAGCGAAACAAGAGTGGAGTGCAACGGCGATCACCGACCGCCCGACGGTCAATATGTTGGGGGGCTACTATTCTCAGCAGCAGTTCCTGCGCAACCTCGATGTGAAAGCCAATATGGCGACGACAGATCAGCCTTCGGTCATGGATGAAGCGTACAAAGAATTCATCGTACAGCTTTCAGCCTATGATACCCGCAGGGATTTCTGGTTACAGACGGATTACTACAAGCAGCGTCAGGTGGGGAATAGCAAAGCCGATGCCGCGCTGTTGGATGAGATCGTCGATAATATTCAGTACACGCCGGGTGACAGCGCTCGTAACATCAGCGATAGCGTGAAGCTGGTGGCTGAAACAGCCGCTGATGCCAATAACCTTTTGCGGCAATACGTCGCCTTTGCCAGTCAGCGTGCGGCTAGTCATCTAAATGAAGAGCTTACCGGAGCCTGGGCAGCGCGTACCGTTCAGATGAAAGCGCAGGTAAAACGGCAGGAAGCTGTGGCGCAGTCTATCTACGATCGCAAAATCAAAAGCATTGAGCAGGCACTGAAAATTGCTCAACAGCAAAATATTACTCGAAGTGAAACGAACGTTCCCGCCGAAGAAGTGCCAGATTCAGAAATGTTCATGCTCGGTCGCCCTATGTTGCAGGCACGCCTGGAAAGCCTTCAGGCCGCAGGACCTGATTTTGATATCGATTACGATCAAAACCGGGCGATGTTAAATACGCTTAATGTTGGGCCGACCGTCGATGTTCGTTTCCAGACCTACCGCTATTTACGCACGCCGGAAGAGCCAGTTAAGCGTGACAGCCCTCGTCGTGCATTCTTGCTGATTATGTGGGGTGCGGTTGGGGCACTTGTTGGTGCTGGCGTAGCTTTAGCTCGCCGTCCAAAGACCGCGTAG